The following are encoded in a window of Panicum virgatum strain AP13 chromosome 5N, P.virgatum_v5, whole genome shotgun sequence genomic DNA:
- the LOC120673544 gene encoding disease resistance protein SUMM2-like, with translation MRLRYLPRYLAGIVFLPPASLTHHGCWHALGALKPASLQPAIHPSMEATPLQDCPLTERAILQRMLAAQDRPSPAQDGRRNDRMASYCCFRKPRQPGNMPDLPVLPFDHAEFISYQDILGLLGRPGVGVVAIQGIGGSGKTWAAKALYRAAKTLNLFDEYIWVSLSINCSMRKCFNKIAASLKCKIRDGLSVESTRTIIKEYLTPRKFLLVLDNAYFTEENTLEYLGVPDPGQQRLGSKIILTTRTTRALYALFSVMQPNIVKMMPRTLTYKGSYDLLREKIGKDISFAHDLISYCYGIPLIIILLAGALYDAPTEETFSELVANVHATLSTKISVFDTMQRMVKFGYHQLPSDNVRHCLLYCLIFPDDQGISVKELIWYWMMDGLLQEAIGFDEANHIGKEILDVLIKHGMVYLDDNDHVHMHNVIRETLSRFGKDMGYKEQDYWCFGNPIIKLEYLSKYSNRVSLMDTEMEFLRGSPNCLLISSLLLRGNYLLKAMSEEFFNQMAGTLQILDMSFTRIEVLPPSISYLIRLRMLLLIGCDHLQEIRYIASLARLEVLDASGL, from the exons ATGAGGCTTAGATATTTGCCTAGATATTTAGCGGGTATTGTTTTCCTTCCTCCTGCGTCTCTCACACACCACGGCTGCTGGCACGCCCTAGGGGCGCTGAAACCGGCCTCGCTGCAGCCAGCGATCCATCCCAGCATGGAAGCAACTCCTCTGCAGGACTGCCCCCTCACTGAGAGGGCAATACTGCAGAGGATGCTCGCGGCCCAGGATCGCCCGTCTCCAGCACAGGACGGCAG GAGAAACGATAGAATGGCATCCTATTGTTGCTTCCGAAAGCCAAGGCAACCAGGGA atatgccaGACTTGCCAGTGCTGCCATTTGATCACGCAGAGTTTATTTCGTATCAAGATATCCTCGGGCTGCTTGGTCGTCCAGGTGTTGGAGTAGTTGCCATCCAAGGTATAGGTGGTTCTGGAAAGACATGGGCTGCAAAGGCTCTATACCGAGCGGCAAAGACCTTAAATCTCTTCGATGAATATATCTGGGTTTCATTGTCAATAAATTGTAGCATGAGAAAGTGTTTCAACAAGATTGCAGCATCTTTAAAATGTAAGATCAGAGACGGCTTGTCCGTAGAAAGCACTAGGACTATAATAAAGGAATATCTCACGCCACGGAAGTTCCTACTAGTTCTTGATAATGCTTATTTCACTGAAGAAAATACCTTAGAGTACCTGGGAGTTCCTGATCCAGGACAACAAAGGCTTGGTTCAAAGATCATTCTGACTACAAGAACTACGAGAGCATTGTATGCATTATTTAGTGTCATGCAGCCAAATATAGTAAAGATGATGCCACGAACCCTCACTTATAAGGGGTCATACGACCTACTGCGCGAGAAGATTGGAAAAGATATCAGTTTCGCGCATGACTTAATCAGCTATTGCTATGGCATCCCACTCATAATCATCCTATTGGCTGGGGCACTGTATGATGCACCTACGGAAGAGACATTTAGTGAGTTGGTCGCAAATGTGCATGCCACTCTATCAACCAAGATATCAGTTTTCGACACGATGCAGCGGATGGTGAAATTTGGGTATCATCAGCTTCCTAGTGATAATGTGCGACACTGCTTGCTCTACTGCTTAATCTTCCCAGATGATCAAGGAATTTCAGTCAAAGAGTTAATTTGGTACTGGATGATGGATGGTCTACTCCAAGAAGCTATTGGTTTTGATGAGGCTAACCATATTGGTAAGGAAATTCTTGATGTCCTCATAAAGCATGGTATGGTATATTTGGATGATAATGATCACGTACACATGCATAATGTGATTAGGGAGACTCTGTCAAGATTTGGAAAGGATATGGGTTACAAAGAGCAAGATTATTGGTGTTTCGGCAATCCTATTATCAAATTAGAGTATCTTTCAAAGTATAGCAATAGAGTTTCATTAATGGACACTGAAATGGAATTTCTCCGCGGAAGTCCAAATTGCTTACTTATTTCATCGTTACTTTTAAGAGGAAACTATCTTTTGAAAGCTATGTCAGAAGAATTCTTTAACCAAATGGCAGGAACACTACAGATACTAGACATGTCATTTACTCGAATTGAAGTGTTGCCGCCTTCCATCTCCTATTTGATTAGGCTGAGAATGTTGTTACTGATTGGTTGTGATCATTTGCAAGAAATTCGATACATAGCTTCACTGGCACGGCTGGAGGTGCTGGATGCTTCAGGTTTGTAG
- the LOC120675154 gene encoding uncharacterized protein LOC120675154, with protein sequence MCNSNVKSAGVAQIDGRPVLQPAGNRVAPPEGARPLKKSLHKSLSMPASFDNNAAAAACAAARPAPENTTRAASLLPPATPASVTARATKAAAAAAEKSRAKGRKPGAVLPVVAFAALEAFEPAGSIAAAHREHAALAQAQRKMRIAHYGRTASFSRVEGRVGATATAAAEPAVPASPTGLDEKRCSFITPYSDPLYVAYHDEEWGVPVHDDELMFEMLTLSGVQVGADWTSILKKRHVYREAFSGFDVDAVAKYTEKQMASLSADFGLDLGTVRGTVNNACRILEVRRDFGSLDRYVWAFVNNKPLSPGYKYSRKIPVKTSKSESISKDMVRRGFRFVGPTVIHSFMEAIGLTNDHLVSCPRHRACSAAAASRAY encoded by the exons ATGTGCAACTCCAACGTCAAGTCCGCGGGCGTCGCCCAGATCGACGGCCGCCCGGTGCTGCAGCCGGCGGGCAACCGCGTGGCGCCGCCGGAGGGGGCGCGCCCGCTCAAGAAGTCCCTGCACAAGTCGCTCTCCATGCCGGCCTCCTTCGACAacaatgccgccgccgccgcctgcgcggccgcgcgccccgcGCCCGAGAACACGACCCGCGCCGCTTCGCTGCTGCCTCCCGCGACGCCGGCCTCGGTCACCGCGAGGGCGAcgaaggcggcggccgcggccgcggagaagagcagggccaagggcAGGAAGCCCGGCGCGGTGCTGCCGGTGGTGGCGTTCGCGGCGCTGGAGGCGTTCGAGCCCGCGGGGAGcatcgcggcggcgcatcgggAGCACGCCGCGCTGGCGCAGGCGCAGCGCAAGATGCGGATCGCGCACTACGGCCGCACCGCGTCCTTCTCCCGTGTCGAGGGGAGGGTCGGCGccaccgccacggccgccgccgagccggccGTCCCGGCCTCCCCCACCGGGCTCGACGAGAAGCGCTGCAGCTTCATCACGCCCTACTCAG ACCCCCTGTATGTGGCGTACCACGACGAGGAGTGGGGAGTGCCCGTGCACGACGACGA GTTGATGTTCGAGATGCTGACTCTGTCCGGCGTGCAAGTCGGGGCAGACTGGACTTCCATCCTGAAGAAGAGACACGTCTACAG GGAGGCGTTCTCCGGCTTCGACGTGGACGCCGTCGCCAAGTACACCGAGAAGCAGATGGCGTCGCTGAGCGCCGACTTCGGCCTGGACCTGGGCACCGTCAGAGGGACCGTCAACAACGCCTGCCGGATCCTCGAG GTGCGGAGGGACTTCGGGTCGCTGGACAGGTACGTGTGGGCGTTCGTGAACAACAAGCCGCTGTCGCCGGGCTACAAGTACAGCCGGAAGATCCCGGTGAAGACGTCCAAGTCGGAGTCCATCAGCAAGGACATGGTCCGCCGGGGCTTCCGCTTCGTCGGCCCCACCGTCATCCACTCCTTCATGGAGGCCATCGGCCTCACCAACGACCACCTCGTCTCCtgcccgcgccaccgcgcctgctccgccgccgccgccagccgcgcTTACTGA